Proteins encoded together in one Oncorhynchus mykiss isolate Arlee chromosome 7, USDA_OmykA_1.1, whole genome shotgun sequence window:
- the LOC110495424 gene encoding AP-1 complex subunit sigma-2 isoform X1 yields MQFMLLFSRQGKLRLQKWYVPLSDKERKKISRDLVQTILARKPKMCSFLEWRDLKIVYKRYASLYFCCAVEDQDNELITLEIIHRYVELLDKYFGSVCELDIIFNFEKAYFILDEFLLGGEAQETSKKNVLKAIEQADLLQEDAKEAEAPRSVLEEIGLT; encoded by the exons atGCAGTTCATGCTGCTGTTCAGTCGGCAGGGTAAGCTGCGGCTGCAGAAGTGGTATGTTCCCCTGTCGgacaaagagaggaagaagatCTCCAGGGACCTGGTCCAGACCATTCTAGCCCGTAAGCCCAAGATGTGTTCCTTCCTGGAGTGGAGGGACCTCAAGATCGTCTACAAgag ATACGCCAGCCTGTATTTCTGCTGTGCGGTGGAAGATCAAGACAATGAGCTCATCACTCTGGAGATCATCCACAGATACGTAGAGCTGCTGGATAAGTACTTTGGCAGT GTGTGTGAGCTGGACATCATCTTTAACTTTGAGAAGGCCTACTTCATCCTGGATGAGTTCCTGCTAGGAGGAGAGGCTCAGGAGACCTCCAAGAAGAACGTACTGAAGGCTATAGAGCAGGCAGACCTGCTGCAGGAG GATGCCAAA gAAGCTGAAGCCCCGCGGAGTGTCCTGGAGGAGATTGGCCTGACATAA
- the LOC110495424 gene encoding AP-1 complex subunit sigma-2 isoform X2, producing the protein MQFMLLFSRQGKLRLQKWYVPLSDKERKKISRDLVQTILARKPKMCSFLEWRDLKIVYKRYASLYFCCAVEDQDNELITLEIIHRYVELLDKYFGSVCELDIIFNFEKAYFILDEFLLGGEAQETSKKNVLKAIEQADLLQEEAEAPRSVLEEIGLT; encoded by the exons atGCAGTTCATGCTGCTGTTCAGTCGGCAGGGTAAGCTGCGGCTGCAGAAGTGGTATGTTCCCCTGTCGgacaaagagaggaagaagatCTCCAGGGACCTGGTCCAGACCATTCTAGCCCGTAAGCCCAAGATGTGTTCCTTCCTGGAGTGGAGGGACCTCAAGATCGTCTACAAgag ATACGCCAGCCTGTATTTCTGCTGTGCGGTGGAAGATCAAGACAATGAGCTCATCACTCTGGAGATCATCCACAGATACGTAGAGCTGCTGGATAAGTACTTTGGCAGT GTGTGTGAGCTGGACATCATCTTTAACTTTGAGAAGGCCTACTTCATCCTGGATGAGTTCCTGCTAGGAGGAGAGGCTCAGGAGACCTCCAAGAAGAACGTACTGAAGGCTATAGAGCAGGCAGACCTGCTGCAGGAG gAAGCTGAAGCCCCGCGGAGTGTCCTGGAGGAGATTGGCCTGACATAA